From the Priestia koreensis genome, one window contains:
- a CDS encoding PspC domain-containing protein — protein sequence MRKLYRSQTDRKLAGVLGGIAEYTGIDSSLLRILFVLGILFSVGSLPLIYLVWIFVVPNEEVK from the coding sequence TTGAGGAAGTTATATCGTTCACAAACCGATCGAAAGCTAGCCGGAGTGCTAGGAGGAATTGCTGAATACACAGGGATTGATTCGTCACTTCTTCGTATTTTGTTCGTACTCGGTATTTTATTTAGCGTTGGATCTCTTCCATTAATTTATTTAGTTTGGATATTTGTTGTACCAAATGAAGAGGTGAAGTAA
- the lgt gene encoding prolipoprotein diacylglyceryl transferase encodes MESTIQPLDRAFLHLGPITVYWYGVIIGVGVLLGLFIAMRESQKRGLPKEMFIDLILFAVPIAIICARIYYVSFKWDYYSQHLNEIPKIWQGGIAIHGGLIGAVITAIVFSRIRKVSFWRLADIAAPSIILGQGIGRWGNFMNQEAFGNPVSRAFLENLHLPDFIINQMYINGMYRHPTFLYESLWDLAGFVILILLRRAPLRRGELFLSYLIWYSIGRYFVEGMRTDSLMLPDSLRIAQVVSLILIAVAIILIIVRRVTGMSKKKYTEE; translated from the coding sequence TTGGAATCAACGATTCAACCGCTCGATCGTGCGTTCCTTCACCTAGGTCCAATTACCGTTTACTGGTATGGAGTCATTATTGGTGTGGGTGTATTGCTTGGACTTTTTATTGCCATGCGTGAAAGTCAAAAGCGTGGTCTGCCAAAAGAAATGTTTATCGATTTGATTTTATTTGCTGTGCCAATTGCTATTATTTGTGCTCGTATTTACTATGTCTCGTTTAAGTGGGACTACTACTCTCAGCATCTAAATGAAATCCCGAAAATATGGCAGGGTGGAATTGCTATTCACGGAGGCTTAATTGGTGCGGTCATTACAGCAATTGTGTTCTCCCGTATTCGCAAAGTATCATTTTGGCGTTTAGCTGATATCGCAGCCCCGAGTATTATTTTGGGACAAGGGATTGGTCGCTGGGGGAACTTCATGAACCAAGAAGCGTTTGGTAATCCTGTTTCACGTGCATTTCTTGAAAACCTCCATTTACCTGACTTTATCATTAATCAAATGTATATTAACGGCATGTATCGCCATCCGACGTTTTTATATGAGTCGCTGTGGGATTTAGCGGGATTTGTGATTTTAATCTTGCTGCGCCGTGCGCCTTTAAGAAGAGGAGAGCTTTTCTTATCGTACCTGATTTGGTACTCCATCGGGCGTTATTTTGTAGAAGGAATGCGTACGGATAGCTTAATGCTTCCTGATTCCTTGCGTATCGCTCAAGTTGTGTCGCTCATCTTAATTGCTGTGGCTATTATCTTAATCATCGTTCGTCGCGTGACGGGAATGAGTAAGAAAAAATACACGGAAGAATAG
- a CDS encoding DUF4870 domain-containing protein has product MEVRKILSALCYFSIFFAPFLLPVVVYFITNEYEVKRDAKAALLSHVFPVVLIPVFTLLYFYSIDSDSTAFYGFLLLVVISAIIIFIVIVWNIVKGIKALLN; this is encoded by the coding sequence GTGGAGGTTCGCAAAATTCTTTCCGCTTTGTGTTATTTTAGTATCTTTTTTGCACCGTTTTTATTGCCGGTTGTAGTGTATTTTATCACCAACGAATATGAGGTAAAAAGGGATGCGAAAGCTGCGTTGCTTTCTCACGTATTCCCAGTCGTCCTTATTCCTGTATTTACCCTTCTCTATTTTTATAGCATAGATTCAGATTCAACTGCTTTTTATGGTTTCCTTTTATTAGTCGTGATTTCTGCCATTATTATCTTTATTGTGATTGTCTGGAACATTGTAAAGGGTATTAAAGCACTGCTGAATTAA
- the uvrA gene encoding excinuclease ABC subunit UvrA, whose translation MAKDKLIVKGARAHNLKNIDVDIPRDKLVVMTGLSGSGKSSLAFDTIYAEGQRRYVESLSAYARQFLGQMDKPDVDTIEGLSPAISIDQKTTSRNPRSTVGTVTEIYDYLRLLFARVGHPVCPNHGIEITSQTIEQMVDRILEYPERTKIQVLAPMVSGRKGTHVKVFEDIKKQGYVRLRVDGEMREVSEDIELEKNKKHSIEVVVDRIVVKEGVEARLSDSLESALRLGDGRVTIDVIGEEELLFSEHHACPICGFSIGELEPRMFSFNSPFGACPSCDGLGSKLEVDEELIIPDYDLTLKQDAIAPWAPTSSQYYPQLLEAVCNHYGIDMNTPVRDLPKHQLDKILYGSEREKIYFRYENDFGQVRENHIQFEGVVRNVERRYKETSSDFIREQMEKYMAQQPCPKCKGHRLKEETLAVKIDDKHIGEVTTFSVKEAFDFFEGLSLSEKEMQIARLILREISERLGFLNNVGLDYLTMNRSAGTLSGGEAQRIRLATQIGSRLTGVLYILDEPSIGLHQRDNDRLISTLQNMRDIGNTLIVVEHDEDTMMAADYLIDVGPGAGVHGGTIVSQGTPKEVMEDENSLTGQYLSGRKFIPLPTERRKVDKGRMIEIVGAKENNLKNVKVKLPLGTFNAVTGVSGSGKSTLINEILHKSLAQKLHKAKSKPGAHKEIKGIEQLDKVIDIDQSPIGRTPRSNPATYTGVFDDIRDVFAQTNEARVRGYKKGRFSFNVKGGRCEACRGDGIIKIEMHFLPDVYVPCEVCHGKRYNRETLEVKYKDKSISDVLDMTVEDALHFFENIPKIKRKLQTILDVGLGYITLGQPATTLSGGEAQRVKLASELHRRSTGRTLYILDEPTTGLHVDDIARLLKVLQRLVDNGDTVLVIEHNLDVIKAADYLIDLGPEGGDKGGEIVATGTPEEVAEVKESYTGHYLKPILERERERMKKKLEEMEAVK comes from the coding sequence ATGGCAAAGGATAAGCTAATCGTCAAAGGTGCGAGGGCTCATAATCTAAAAAATATTGATGTCGATATTCCTCGTGATAAACTCGTCGTTATGACGGGTTTATCAGGATCAGGAAAATCATCTCTTGCCTTTGATACGATTTATGCAGAGGGACAGCGACGATATGTAGAGTCGCTGTCTGCTTATGCAAGACAATTTTTAGGACAAATGGATAAGCCAGATGTCGATACGATTGAAGGGCTATCGCCCGCAATTTCAATTGATCAAAAGACAACAAGTCGTAACCCTCGTTCGACGGTTGGAACGGTAACGGAGATTTACGATTATTTACGTCTTTTATTTGCTCGTGTAGGTCACCCGGTCTGCCCGAATCACGGGATCGAAATTACGTCTCAAACAATCGAGCAAATGGTTGATCGCATTTTAGAATACCCTGAACGAACGAAAATTCAAGTGCTCGCACCGATGGTATCGGGTCGAAAAGGCACCCATGTAAAAGTATTTGAAGATATTAAAAAGCAAGGATACGTTCGTCTTCGTGTAGACGGAGAGATGCGTGAAGTGTCTGAGGATATTGAGCTTGAGAAGAACAAAAAACACTCCATTGAGGTAGTGGTTGACCGAATCGTTGTGAAAGAAGGCGTTGAGGCGCGATTGTCTGATTCATTAGAATCAGCCCTTCGCTTAGGGGACGGCCGTGTAACAATTGATGTTATTGGGGAAGAAGAGCTTTTATTTAGTGAGCATCACGCATGCCCGATTTGCGGGTTCTCCATTGGTGAGTTAGAGCCGCGCATGTTCTCTTTCAACAGTCCATTTGGTGCGTGCCCAAGCTGTGACGGTCTCGGCTCAAAGCTTGAGGTGGATGAAGAACTCATTATTCCTGATTATGATTTAACTCTAAAACAAGATGCGATTGCACCGTGGGCACCAACAAGCTCACAGTACTATCCACAGCTGCTAGAGGCGGTTTGTAATCACTACGGCATTGACATGAATACGCCAGTGCGAGATCTGCCAAAGCATCAGCTAGACAAAATCTTATATGGAAGTGAACGTGAGAAAATCTACTTCCGCTATGAAAATGATTTTGGACAAGTGCGCGAAAATCACATTCAATTTGAAGGCGTTGTGCGCAACGTAGAGCGTCGTTACAAGGAAACGAGCTCTGACTTTATTCGCGAGCAAATGGAAAAATACATGGCGCAACAGCCGTGTCCGAAATGTAAAGGACATCGTCTAAAAGAGGAAACGCTAGCGGTTAAAATCGATGATAAGCATATCGGCGAAGTGACGACTTTTTCTGTAAAAGAAGCGTTTGATTTCTTTGAGGGTCTTTCTCTTTCTGAAAAGGAAATGCAAATTGCGAGACTCATTCTGCGTGAAATTAGCGAACGTCTAGGGTTCTTAAATAACGTAGGGTTGGATTATTTAACGATGAATCGCTCGGCCGGAACGCTTTCAGGCGGAGAGGCACAGCGTATCCGTCTTGCAACTCAGATCGGTTCTCGCTTAACAGGCGTTTTATATATTCTTGATGAACCTTCGATTGGTCTGCATCAGCGTGATAACGACCGCCTAATTTCAACGCTTCAAAATATGCGTGACATTGGGAATACGCTCATCGTCGTCGAGCATGATGAGGATACGATGATGGCAGCGGATTACCTGATTGATGTTGGCCCTGGAGCTGGTGTTCACGGCGGGACGATCGTGTCACAAGGAACGCCAAAAGAAGTAATGGAAGATGAGAATTCACTAACGGGACAATATTTGTCCGGACGAAAGTTCATTCCGCTTCCGACTGAGCGTCGCAAGGTTGATAAAGGACGTATGATTGAGATCGTAGGAGCAAAAGAGAACAACTTGAAGAACGTAAAAGTGAAGCTTCCGCTCGGGACATTTAATGCGGTAACGGGTGTGTCTGGATCAGGAAAAAGTACGTTGATCAATGAAATTCTTCATAAATCATTGGCGCAAAAACTTCATAAAGCGAAAAGTAAGCCTGGAGCGCATAAAGAAATTAAGGGAATTGAGCAGTTGGATAAGGTTATTGACATTGATCAGTCTCCAATTGGCCGTACCCCGCGTTCAAATCCAGCGACATATACAGGCGTATTTGATGACATTCGTGACGTGTTCGCACAAACAAATGAGGCGCGCGTACGTGGGTATAAAAAAGGTCGCTTTAGCTTCAACGTAAAAGGTGGTCGCTGTGAGGCTTGCCGCGGAGACGGAATCATTAAGATTGAAATGCATTTCTTACCTGATGTGTACGTGCCGTGTGAAGTTTGTCATGGTAAACGCTATAACCGAGAAACGCTAGAAGTAAAATACAAAGATAAAAGCATTTCAGATGTGTTAGATATGACGGTAGAAGATGCGCTTCATTTCTTCGAGAACATCCCGAAAATTAAGCGCAAGCTTCAAACGATTTTAGATGTGGGCCTTGGCTACATTACGCTTGGACAGCCTGCGACAACACTGTCTGGTGGGGAAGCACAGCGTGTGAAGCTTGCTTCTGAGCTTCATCGACGCTCAACAGGCCGTACGCTTTACATTCTAGATGAGCCAACAACAGGTCTGCATGTTGATGATATTGCGCGTCTATTGAAGGTTTTACAGCGCCTAGTGGACAATGGAGATACAGTGCTTGTTATTGAGCATAATCTTGATGTTATTAAAGCAGCAGATTATCTGATCGACTTAGGCCCTGAAGGTGGAGATAAGGGCGGCGAGATTGTCGCAACCGGAACACCTGAAGAGGTAGCTGAAGTGAAAGAATCATATACTGGTCATTACTTAAAGCCTATTTTAGAGCGTGAACGCGAGCGTATGAAAAAGAAGCTTGAGGAAATGGAAGCAGTGAAATAA
- the ppaX gene encoding pyrophosphatase PpaX: MSVNTILFDLDGTLIDTNELIISSFLHTLNHYYPGEYDREAVLPFMGPTLHESFSGLNPERTEEMIETYREYNHANHDRLVTEFEGVLETVQWLKDNGYKMGIVTTKIRRTVMMGLKLTKLDSFFDVIVAIDDVEHAKPHPEPVEKAMKLLDAKPEETIMVGDNYHDILAGKNAGTQTAGVAWSAKGREHIASFEPTYLFDDMRDLIEILGEDKQ; this comes from the coding sequence ATGAGTGTAAATACCATTCTTTTTGATTTAGACGGAACGTTAATTGATACAAATGAATTAATTATTTCATCCTTTTTACACACGTTAAATCATTACTATCCAGGTGAGTATGATCGTGAAGCCGTGCTTCCTTTTATGGGGCCTACTCTTCATGAATCGTTCTCAGGACTAAATCCAGAACGAACGGAAGAGATGATTGAAACGTATCGTGAGTACAATCACGCAAATCATGACCGTTTGGTAACGGAATTTGAAGGCGTACTAGAGACGGTTCAATGGTTAAAAGATAACGGATATAAAATGGGTATCGTCACGACAAAGATTCGTCGTACGGTTATGATGGGGCTAAAGCTCACAAAGCTTGATTCATTTTTTGATGTAATTGTAGCGATTGACGATGTCGAGCATGCGAAACCACATCCCGAGCCAGTTGAAAAAGCAATGAAATTGTTAGATGCAAAGCCAGAAGAAACGATTATGGTAGGAGACAACTACCATGACATTTTAGCAGGGAAAAATGCTGGTACGCAGACGGCTGGCGTTGCTTGGAGTGCAAAAGGAAGAGAGCACATTGCTTCATTCGAGCCAACCTATTTATTCGATGATATGCGGGACTTGATTGAAATTTTAGGAGAAGACAAGCAGTGA
- a CDS encoding DUF2198 family protein, whose translation MLIKLIVALIVPWFLVILFARVTYNLYVSTALTAMLIVISIYKGYANYPLIVAIDTLSLLLGVLQARNMIQRMKKSV comes from the coding sequence ATGCTGATCAAATTAATTGTAGCGCTAATAGTACCGTGGTTTTTAGTCATTCTTTTTGCGAGGGTAACCTATAATTTGTACGTGTCCACCGCTTTAACAGCGATGCTAATTGTTATTTCTATTTATAAAGGGTACGCCAATTATCCGCTTATCGTAGCCATTGATACGCTGTCACTGCTTCTTGGTGTTCTCCAAGCTCGGAACATGATTCAACGAATGAAAAAGAGTGTGTAA
- a CDS encoding acyltransferase, whose protein sequence is MRNTTRYPVEGPNSLWHVYKTVPFWKVVKNFVVIQLARYTPFLGMKNWLYRTFLRMDVGEQTSFALMVMLDVMFPEKISVGRNTVIGYNTTILAHEYLVKEYRLGDVEIGDEVMIGANSTILPGVKVGSGAIVSAGTLVHKDVPEGCFVGGNPMRLIYTKEELEAHMNQQDADVKPQLRKY, encoded by the coding sequence GTGAGAAACACGACCCGCTATCCTGTGGAAGGTCCTAACTCACTGTGGCACGTCTATAAAACCGTGCCGTTTTGGAAGGTCGTTAAAAACTTTGTGGTCATTCAGCTTGCCCGCTACACGCCTTTTCTAGGAATGAAAAACTGGCTATACCGCACTTTTTTACGAATGGATGTGGGAGAGCAAACATCCTTTGCGCTTATGGTGATGCTGGATGTGATGTTTCCAGAAAAAATTAGCGTTGGGCGCAACACGGTGATTGGCTACAACACGACCATTCTTGCTCATGAATATTTGGTCAAGGAGTATCGTCTCGGTGACGTTGAAATCGGAGACGAGGTTATGATTGGAGCAAACTCCACCATTTTACCAGGGGTGAAAGTTGGAAGTGGAGCAATTGTTTCGGCTGGAACATTGGTTCATAAAGATGTGCCAGAGGGTTGCTTTGTAGGAGGTAATCCGATGCGTTTAATTTACACAAAAGAAGAGTTAGAAGCCCATATGAATCAGCAGGATGCGGATGTTAAACCACAGCTTAGAAAATACTAA
- the uvrB gene encoding excinuclease ABC subunit UvrB, whose product MNDSLEFELVSAYSPQGDQPKAIQKIVEGIQQGKKHQVLLGATGTGKTFTVSNVIKEINKPTLVIAHNKTLAGQLYSEFKEFFPNNAVEYFVSYYDYYQPEAYVPQTDTFIEKDASINDEIDKLRHSATSSLFERNDVIIIASVSCIYGLGSPEEYNELVVSLRVGMERERNQLLRQLVDVQYERNDIDFKRGTFRVRGDVVEIFPASRDERCIRVEFFGDEIDRISEVDSLTGEILGEREHVAIFPASHFVTREEKMKVAIDNIEKELEERLAYLRENNKLLEAQRLEQRTRYDLEMMREMGFCSGIENYSRHLTLRPPGSTPYTLLDYFPEDFLLVIDESHVTLPQVRGMYNGDQARKGVLIDHGFRLPSALDNRPLMFDEFEKHVKQAVYVSATPGPYESEKAPEVIEQIIRPTGLLDPTIDVRPIKGQIDDLIGEIHERIKRDERTLITTLTKKMSEDLTTYLKEIGIKVQYLHSEVKTLDRIETIRELRLGKYDVLVGINLLREGLDIPEVSLVAILDADKEGFLRSERSLIQTIGRAARNSNGHVIMYADKVTNSMDIALRETKRRREIQIAYNEEHGITPQTIKKAVRASIRATQVAEEEETYETALPEVSKMNKKEREKLIASMEAEMKEAAKALNFERAAELRDLLLELKAEG is encoded by the coding sequence GTGAACGATTCGCTTGAATTTGAACTAGTGTCAGCTTATTCACCTCAAGGTGATCAGCCGAAAGCAATTCAAAAGATTGTTGAAGGAATTCAGCAAGGAAAAAAACATCAAGTATTGCTAGGCGCAACGGGAACGGGGAAGACGTTCACCGTATCAAACGTCATTAAAGAAATTAACAAACCAACGCTAGTGATTGCCCATAACAAGACGCTAGCTGGTCAATTATATAGTGAGTTTAAGGAATTTTTCCCAAACAATGCGGTAGAGTATTTTGTCAGCTATTATGATTACTACCAGCCAGAGGCTTATGTGCCTCAAACGGATACATTTATTGAAAAGGACGCAAGCATCAATGATGAAATTGATAAGCTTCGTCACTCTGCAACGTCCTCATTATTTGAACGCAACGACGTCATTATTATCGCCAGCGTTTCCTGTATTTACGGTTTAGGTTCGCCAGAAGAATATAATGAGTTGGTTGTGTCTCTTCGTGTTGGCATGGAACGAGAGCGAAATCAGCTTCTTCGCCAGCTTGTCGATGTTCAGTATGAGCGAAACGATATCGATTTTAAACGCGGAACGTTTCGTGTTCGAGGAGACGTAGTCGAAATTTTCCCAGCTTCACGCGATGAACGCTGCATTCGAGTGGAGTTTTTCGGTGATGAAATTGATCGTATTAGCGAAGTGGATTCATTAACGGGAGAAATCCTCGGTGAACGTGAACATGTTGCAATCTTTCCAGCGTCTCACTTCGTTACCCGCGAAGAAAAAATGAAGGTAGCAATTGATAATATTGAAAAAGAGCTTGAAGAACGATTAGCGTATCTTCGTGAAAACAATAAGCTTTTAGAAGCACAGCGTTTAGAGCAGCGTACAAGGTATGACCTCGAAATGATGAGAGAAATGGGCTTTTGTTCAGGGATTGAGAACTACTCCAGACATCTCACACTTCGCCCACCAGGCTCCACTCCATACACGCTTCTGGACTATTTTCCAGAGGATTTCCTGCTTGTCATTGACGAGTCACACGTAACGCTTCCACAAGTACGTGGAATGTACAACGGTGACCAAGCGCGTAAAGGAGTACTAATTGATCACGGCTTCCGTCTTCCATCTGCGTTAGATAATCGACCGCTCATGTTCGATGAATTTGAAAAGCATGTGAAGCAGGCGGTCTACGTATCAGCAACGCCAGGACCATATGAAAGTGAAAAGGCACCGGAAGTAATTGAGCAAATCATTCGTCCTACGGGTTTACTTGATCCAACGATCGACGTGCGTCCAATTAAAGGTCAGATTGACGACCTCATCGGAGAAATACATGAGCGCATTAAAAGAGATGAACGAACGCTTATTACGACGCTAACGAAAAAAATGTCCGAGGATTTAACGACCTATCTAAAAGAAATTGGGATTAAGGTTCAATACCTTCATTCTGAAGTGAAAACGCTCGACCGAATTGAGACAATTCGCGAGCTTCGTCTCGGAAAGTACGATGTTCTTGTCGGAATTAACCTACTTCGTGAAGGATTGGACATTCCGGAGGTTTCCCTCGTTGCGATTTTAGATGCGGATAAGGAAGGGTTTTTACGTTCAGAACGCTCGCTCATTCAGACGATTGGACGTGCTGCCCGTAACTCAAATGGTCACGTTATTATGTACGCTGACAAGGTTACCAATTCGATGGATATTGCCCTTCGAGAAACGAAGCGTCGCCGTGAAATTCAAATCGCATACAACGAAGAGCATGGCATTACGCCACAAACGATTAAAAAGGCCGTTCGTGCTTCGATTCGCGCTACGCAAGTCGCAGAAGAGGAAGAAACATACGAAACAGCGTTACCAGAAGTTTCAAAAATGAACAAAAAAGAACGTGAAAAGCTCATTGCAAGTATGGAAGCAGAGATGAAAGAAGCAGCAAAAGCATTGAACTTTGAACGCGCGGCAGAACTGCGCGATTTACTTTTAGAGCTAAAAGCGGAAGGATGA
- a CDS encoding DUF4097 family beta strand repeat-containing protein, whose amino-acid sequence MDKKKQILQMVEDGKLSVDEALVLLNSLENESSPGQQVSNSKDVSTVVLDKEPKAFYKEKVAAPPLKEKLMGFVNQTLKKVKDVDLDFNFGPSVDVQHIFQHAEAYLSELDIDVANGSVTLIPWQSQDVRIECEAKVYKATSQDEARKMFLQDVVFSIENGKLRFTIQKKQMKVAAKIYVPEFTYDRIKVRMFNGPIEGAKLMVKDLKAKTANGGVTFSELKGESVELETANGHILLKDSYMLKCEAETINGSIDIAGDYERTDIQTFNGSIKYHLSGDRGKKAYFKSTTGSIDVIIPDSLDLEGTLRSNLGNFNCLVENLEILDEKSETVQKSLQFKTHLGSSSPMKIVAESKTGSITLKPSKG is encoded by the coding sequence ATGGATAAAAAGAAGCAAATTTTACAAATGGTTGAGGATGGAAAGCTATCGGTGGATGAGGCACTCGTTCTGTTGAATTCATTAGAAAACGAAAGCTCACCCGGTCAGCAAGTATCAAACAGCAAAGATGTATCCACCGTTGTCTTAGATAAGGAACCAAAGGCTTTCTATAAAGAAAAAGTGGCTGCTCCACCATTAAAGGAGAAGCTGATGGGATTCGTGAATCAAACGTTGAAAAAGGTAAAGGATGTCGATCTTGATTTCAATTTTGGTCCTTCGGTTGACGTTCAGCATATTTTTCAGCATGCAGAAGCGTACCTGTCAGAGCTCGATATCGACGTAGCGAACGGGAGCGTAACGCTTATTCCATGGCAAAGTCAAGACGTACGAATTGAGTGTGAGGCAAAGGTTTATAAGGCGACAAGTCAGGACGAGGCACGCAAAATGTTTTTACAGGACGTGGTGTTCTCGATTGAAAACGGCAAGCTACGATTTACGATTCAAAAGAAGCAAATGAAAGTAGCTGCCAAAATTTATGTTCCGGAATTTACCTATGACCGGATTAAAGTCCGCATGTTTAATGGACCAATTGAAGGGGCAAAACTTATGGTAAAGGATTTAAAAGCAAAAACAGCGAACGGTGGCGTGACGTTCTCAGAACTCAAAGGAGAATCTGTTGAACTTGAAACGGCGAACGGACATATTTTGCTGAAGGATTCTTACATGCTAAAATGTGAAGCTGAAACGATTAACGGCTCCATTGACATTGCAGGAGATTATGAGCGTACGGATATTCAAACGTTTAATGGAAGCATCAAATATCACCTTAGCGGAGATCGAGGGAAAAAAGCGTATTTTAAATCAACTACTGGATCGATTGATGTTATCATTCCAGATTCGCTTGATCTAGAAGGAACGCTTCGGTCTAATCTAGGAAACTTTAACTGTCTAGTTGAAAACTTGGAGATCTTAGATGAAAAAAGTGAGACTGTTCAAAAGTCGCTTCAATTTAAAACGCATTTGGGAAGTTCTTCTCCAATGAAAATCGTGGCGGAATCAAAAACAGGCTCCATTACGTTAAAGCCAAGTAAGGGGTGA
- a CDS encoding phage holin family protein, translating into MFVRWITSILVNAVVLIVIAGYFDESFHLSGIGAAIIASIILSFLNLIVKPILVLLTLPVTVLTLGLFLFVINAITLMITQGIMGSSFDIDGFGMGLLAAVIMSILTTLIYKFVIDPLQEKRK; encoded by the coding sequence ATGTTTGTACGTTGGATTACGAGCATTTTGGTGAACGCAGTTGTACTGATCGTTATTGCCGGTTATTTTGATGAATCGTTTCATCTTTCAGGTATCGGCGCTGCGATTATTGCGAGTATCATTTTGTCTTTCTTAAATCTGATTGTAAAACCAATTTTAGTGCTTTTAACGTTACCCGTTACCGTTTTAACACTTGGTCTATTTTTATTTGTAATCAACGCGATTACGCTGATGATTACGCAAGGGATCATGGGAAGCTCATTTGATATCGACGGATTCGGTATGGGCTTACTAGCGGCCGTTATTATGTCGATTTTAACGACGCTTATTTATAAATTTGTTATTGATCCGCTTCAGGAGAAAAGAAAGTAA
- the hprK gene encoding HPr(Ser) kinase/phosphatase, whose product MAKVRTKDIIEKFNLKLISGEEGIDRPIPTSDISRPGLEIAGYFAYYPAERVQLLGKTELTFFERLDDEQKVIRMEKLCTDITPAIIVSRDLEVPKELIEASERESVPVLQSTMKTTRLSSHVTNFLETKLAPTTAVHGVLVDVYGVGVLITGKSGVGKSETALELVKRGHRLVADDCVEIRQEDTDTLVGNAPGLIEHLLEIRGLGIINVMTLFGAGSVRSYKRISLIIDLELWDQNKQYDRLGLDEEKMKIIDTEVTKLTVPVRPGRNLAVIIEVASMNFRLKRMGINAAEQFSDRLTTVIDDVDHVDHDER is encoded by the coding sequence ATGGCGAAAGTTCGTACGAAAGATATTATTGAAAAATTCAATCTTAAATTAATTAGTGGGGAAGAGGGAATTGATCGCCCGATTCCAACGAGTGACATTTCTCGTCCGGGCCTTGAAATTGCTGGGTATTTTGCTTACTATCCTGCTGAGCGTGTGCAGCTTTTAGGGAAAACTGAGCTGACATTCTTTGAACGATTAGATGATGAGCAAAAAGTGATCCGAATGGAAAAGCTTTGTACAGATATCACACCAGCAATTATTGTATCTCGAGATTTAGAAGTGCCGAAAGAATTAATTGAAGCATCTGAACGTGAATCAGTACCGGTTTTGCAATCAACGATGAAAACAACTCGTTTATCGAGTCATGTAACAAACTTCTTAGAAACAAAGTTAGCCCCAACTACCGCTGTTCATGGCGTATTGGTTGATGTGTACGGAGTGGGTGTATTAATCACGGGGAAAAGCGGCGTCGGAAAAAGTGAAACCGCTCTAGAACTCGTGAAGCGAGGTCATCGTCTTGTAGCGGATGATTGTGTAGAGATTCGCCAAGAAGACACGGACACATTAGTCGGAAATGCGCCTGGATTAATTGAGCATTTGCTTGAAATTCGCGGACTAGGAATCATTAATGTGATGACGCTATTCGGTGCAGGGTCCGTTCGTAGCTACAAACGTATCTCTCTTATTATTGATCTTGAACTATGGGATCAAAATAAACAGTACGATCGTTTAGGGTTAGATGAAGAAAAAATGAAAATTATTGATACAGAAGTAACGAAGCTAACGGTACCTGTACGACCAGGACGAAATTTAGCCGTTATTATTGAAGTAGCATCTATGAATTTCCGTCTGAAACGTATGGGAATTAATGCTGCGGAGCAATTTTCTGATCGTTTGACAACAGTAATCGATGATGTTGACCACGTCGATCATGATGAACGATAA